The window TACTTGACTGTCTTTACCAGGTATTTTTAGCGCAAATTCGACTGGATCGTTCGATCCCTGCTTGGTTACTACATTGGTTAAATACTGTTCGGGATTTAGTATTTCTTCGAGCAATGCCCCTAACTGTGCTTCTCCCCAGGCACCGCGGGTTTTTACGTTACTTAAGACCCGTTGTAGATCTCCTACACCCGTAGCGAGTGTTTGCATTTCCCCAAGACCTTTATGAACGCTTTCGAGTTGTTTACCAACTTGCCTAAAACTTTCACCCAGACGTTTTTCTAGAGTACTTTGCAGCTTCTCATCGACAGTTTGACGCATTCGATCGAGCTGTTTGTTGTTATCTTCCTGAAGCGACATCAAACGACGCTCAATCTGCTCACCTAACTTACTCAAAGCGTCACTTTGAATTTTTGTAACTCCCAGCAACTGTTTGTTGATGCTGTCGGAACTATCTTTGAGGCTAGAGGCCAACTCCTTGCGATTGTCTTTTAGCTCTTCGGCGATATCTGGACTATTCGACTTTCTAGATGCCACAAAGAACGCCAGCAATATTAAGCCTGAGAGATTTGCAATTAGTAGCAAGCTAACACTGTCCATACTTAAACTATATTATAGCTTAGCCTGTTTGTTGGCTTGTTGTAGTTTTGCCATGTCGTGATGGTTTAGTCCATAATAATGGGCAATCTCGTGCCATAATGTCTGTTTTATCTTTGCCTGGAGTTCGCTAGACGATTTAGAAACTTTTAGTAAGGGGATCCTGAACAAAGTAATTTTGTCCGGGAGGGCCATCGTAGTACCTGTACCGCGGCGGCTGAGCGGGATACCTTCGTATAAACCAAGTAGTAACTGGCCATTTTTTAAGCTCGATTTTTTAGTTTGGTAAACGTCAGGATAATCTGCTGTTGTAATAGCTACATTATTTAAATTTGCTATATAGTCTTGCGGTAATTCGTCTAGGCTCTGTTTGATGTATAGTTCAAATAAGTCATCTAGTGGCTGATCAAGCTCAGTTTGGTTCAAGATATATAGACCTTACAGCTTATATTCCCTGAAGTTCGGCGTCTAAGTCGCTAGTGTCTAATTGACTATTTAAATCGACCTTCTCGATATCTTGGATACCTTTATCTAT of the Candidatus Nomurabacteria bacterium genome contains:
- a CDS encoding DNA recombination protein RmuC produces the protein MDSVSLLLIANLSGLILLAFFVASRKSNSPDIAEELKDNRKELASSLKDSSDSINKQLLGVTKIQSDALSKLGEQIERRLMSLQEDNNKQLDRMRQTVDEKLQSTLEKRLGESFRQVGKQLESVHKGLGEMQTLATGVGDLQRVLSNVKTRGAWGEAQLGALLEEILNPEQYLTNVVTKQGSNDPVEFALKIPGKDSQVLLLPIDAKLPLDRYEALLKAQEQADKVAHSEALKAFENQIKLEAKRISEKYIDPPSTTDFAVMYLPIEGLYAEVVQQTGMVDSLRKKYNVAIAGPTTILPILNFVQMGYRTLAIQKRTSEVWQVLTATREEFSKFGDLMDKAKKKLVEASNVIDSATAKSRNIEGKLNKVQRIAAPEKSDEQDAA
- a CDS encoding metallopeptidase family protein, which codes for MNQTELDQPLDDLFELYIKQSLDELPQDYIANLNNVAITTADYPDVYQTKKSSLKNGQLLLGLYEGIPLSRRGTGTTMALPDKITLFRIPLLKVSKSSSELQAKIKQTLWHEIAHYYGLNHHDMAKLQQANKQAKL